The following proteins come from a genomic window of Amphiura filiformis chromosome 16, Afil_fr2py, whole genome shotgun sequence:
- the LOC140135543 gene encoding NXPE family member 4-like isoform X2, protein MTGHCLICPHCFCKRLPKLSLKLKAFLSIISLGICVCILSAFCLENLSFSPNACGYSSRLEQYLAEDTGISPPGPWQFAGLWLGNDALYNSTTDAHDVKGYTGNEDHYLDKKITSPHNSRFKFIVPRKPLKVGDTVNFLIEARNQKGYPQIVGGDFWTGVLKSVTQKAYTAGHVTDFNNGTYLMTFILSWVGQADVEIKLLYPYRVTNWLRTRYRADNHYPTWHGTFQKGKQTKTANCYLAYGRIPTNVCEYRHYRALKNTRFFCRKPAGFSCAHLVGHRNVLPYGKVTANIMKVDHVDIFEGVEPHTFKAVPGAPTTLDIQANDNNEPAESYLKLPPCGKDLPISISDGYWMNHTWTSLICKPTLQYSPSLIRRCLRNHYIHLTGDSTTRQWFFSLTNALNVNIPGGNDKTKMKYKYFSDSSLNLNMTFTFHPITYQMSFIVNISEMRFEVDVILNLPRYTCNHVIVISPWTHFLTWPWESYIEWLTNIKSAIIEARKTCPDIKVVIKSPHALEDEMTSRTLMGVDILFWNMKHEMRNIFQGSGVFFVDIWDMDHSYPAQNDMHMPDHVINQEVALFLSYICN, encoded by the exons ATGACAGGACATTGTCTTATTTGTCCACATTGTTTCTGCAAAAGATTGCCCAAACTATCTTTGAAATTGAAAGCTTTTTTGAGCATAATTTCATTGGGCATATGTGTGTGTATATTGAGTGCATTCTGTCTTGAG AACCTATCATTTTCACCGAACGCATGTGGATACAGCTCTAGGCTCGAGCAATATCTAGCCGAGGATACTGGTATTTCCCCGCCTGGACCATGGCAGTTTGCTGGGCTATGGTTAGGCAACGACGCACTGTACAATTCAACAACAGACGCTCACGACGTCAAAGGGTACACCGGCAATGAAGATCATTATCTTGATAAAAAGATAACAAGCCCTCATAATTCTCGTTTCAAATTTATAGTCCCAAGAAAGCCTCTTAAAGTAGGTGACACTGTCAACTTCCTAATAGAAGCACGAAATCAAAAAGGATATCCTCAAATTGTTGGGGGAGATTTCTGGACTGGTGTCTTAAAAAGCGTGACGCAAAAAGCTTACACAGCTGGACACGTGACGGACTTTAATAATGGAACTTATTTAATGACATTTATCTTATCATGGGTTGGACAAGCTGATGTAGAGATCAAGCTTCTCTATCCATACAGAGTTACAAATTGGTTACGAACAAGGTACAGGGCAGATAATCATTATCCAACATGGCATGGGACTTTTCAAAAAGGAAAACAGACTAAAACCGCCAACTGTTATCTAGCATACGGAAGGATACCTACCAATGTATGTGAATACAGGCACTACCGTGCTTTGAAAAATACAAGATTTTTCTGCAGAAAACCGGCGGGATTTTCTTGCGCCCATCTAGTTGGCCATCGCAATGTTTTACCTTATGGAAAAGTCACCGCTAACATAATGAAAGTGGATCATGTTGATATTTTTGAAGG GGTTGAACCACATACCTTCAAGGCTGTACCAGGAGCCCCAACAACTTTGGATATTCAAG CAAATGACAACAACGAGCCGGCTGAGTCGTATTTGAAGCTCCCACCATGTGGCAAGGACCTGCCGATATCAATATCAGATGGGTACTGGATGAACCACACCTGGACATCGCTCATATGCAAACCAACATTACAGTATTCTCCATCTCTAATCAGACGTTGTCTACGTAACCATTACATTCATTTAACAGGTGATTCTACCACAAGACAATGGTTCTTCTCCTTAACTAACGCCTTGAACGTCAACATACCAGGGGGTAATGATAAAACTAAAATGAAATACAAATATTTCAGCGACTCAAGTTTAAATCTGAATATGACTTTTACATTTCATCCAATAACCTATCAGATgagttttattgtaaatatatcagaaaTGCGATTTGAAGTGGACGTGATTTTAAATCTCCCGCGTTATACATGTAATCACGTGATTGTTATCAGCCCATGGACGCATTTCTTAACTTGGCCGTGGGAGTCATATATAGAATGGCTTACAAATATAAAAAGTGCAATAATCGAGGCTAGAAAAACGTGCCCTGATATCAAAGTTGTTATAAAAAGCCCGCATGCATTGGAGGATGAAATGACGTCACGAACCTTGATGGGTGTGGATATCTTGTTTTGGAACATGAAGCATGAGATGCGGAATATTTTTCAAGGAAGTGGTGTGTTCTTCGTGGATATATGGGATATGGATCACTCGTATCCTGCACAAAATGATATGCACATGCCGGATCACGTGATCAATCAGGAAGTTGCATTATTCCTGTCATATATCTGCAATTGA
- the LOC140172422 gene encoding lengsin-like produces MGYTLKAATEHEFHLTKLDTGEYAFGTYQYQSTVRSSFNLPFTQQVERDLYKVGIDIESIETEYNPGQMEMSYKPAFGIRSADNAHTYKTAVKEIARQYNYNANFMSKPDPGEHVGSGAHLNHSLWDADGKVSLFYDANGAYHLSDVAQHWIAGILEHAPALTLLSAPTINCLGRYQLGSWSPVNATWGLDNRSCVIRAKVSDQNGTYLENRLPASACNSYISLAGMIVAGIDGIQRKLPLPEPIKGSAYDSKYLEPSSGIARLPTNMKDALKAFVEDKVVTDALGLDFVRAFVACKVHEMECEATAKATGDSGWEKKYYSYF; encoded by the coding sequence ATGGGGTACACCTTAAAAGCAGCAACAGAGCACGAGTTTCACCTAACTAAACTAGACACCGGAGAATATGCGTTTGGGACCTACCAGTACCAGTCTACTGTACGTTCAAGTTTCAATCTGCCATTTACTCAGCAAGTTGAGCGAGATCTTTACAAAGTAGGAATCGATATTGAGAGCATTGAGACGGAATATAACCCGGGTCAGATGGAAATGTCATACAAACCTGCATTCGGCATTCGATCAGCAGATAATGCTCATACGTACAAGACGGCTGTAAAAGAAATAGCACGTCAGTATAATTACAACGCGAACTTCATGTCGAAGCCAGATCCAGGAGAGCACGTTGGCAGCGGGGCACATTTGAATCACTCTCTGTGGGACGCTGATGGCAAGGTAAGCTTATTCTATGACGCGAATGGCGCATATCATCTTTCAGACGTGGCTCAGCATTGGATTGCAGGTATTCTAGAACATGCTCCTGCACTAACTTTACTGAGTGCTCCTACCATCAACTGCCTTGGTCGTTATCAACTCGGCTCATGGTCACCCGTCAATGCAACATGGGGACTTGACAACAGGAGTTGTGTCATACGCGCAAAGGTTTCAGATCAAAATGGGACGTATCTTGAGAACAGGCTGCCAGCCTCTGCTTGTAATTCGTATATTAGTCTTGCTGGCATGATAGTAGCTGGTATCGATGGCATCCAACGTAAACTTCCGTTACCTGAGCCTATCAAAGGTTCTGCTTACGACAGCAAATATTTGGAACCATCATCCGGTATTGCTCGTCTGCCCACCAACATGAAAGATGCACTTAAGGCGTTCGTTGAAGACAAGGTTGTCACTGATGCACTCGGACTGGACTTTGTAAGGGCTTTCGTCGCCTGCAAGGTGCATGAAATGGAATGCGAAGCGACAGCAAAGGCTACGGGAGATTCTGGCTGGGAGAAGAAGTATTATTCCTACTTTTAA
- the LOC140135543 gene encoding NXPE family member 4-like isoform X1: MTGHCLICPHCFCKRLPKLSLKLKAFLSIISLGICVCILSAFCLEAIGEVSRTSKIDIACIVSLKGNLSFSPNACGYSSRLEQYLAEDTGISPPGPWQFAGLWLGNDALYNSTTDAHDVKGYTGNEDHYLDKKITSPHNSRFKFIVPRKPLKVGDTVNFLIEARNQKGYPQIVGGDFWTGVLKSVTQKAYTAGHVTDFNNGTYLMTFILSWVGQADVEIKLLYPYRVTNWLRTRYRADNHYPTWHGTFQKGKQTKTANCYLAYGRIPTNVCEYRHYRALKNTRFFCRKPAGFSCAHLVGHRNVLPYGKVTANIMKVDHVDIFEGVEPHTFKAVPGAPTTLDIQANDNNEPAESYLKLPPCGKDLPISISDGYWMNHTWTSLICKPTLQYSPSLIRRCLRNHYIHLTGDSTTRQWFFSLTNALNVNIPGGNDKTKMKYKYFSDSSLNLNMTFTFHPITYQMSFIVNISEMRFEVDVILNLPRYTCNHVIVISPWTHFLTWPWESYIEWLTNIKSAIIEARKTCPDIKVVIKSPHALEDEMTSRTLMGVDILFWNMKHEMRNIFQGSGVFFVDIWDMDHSYPAQNDMHMPDHVINQEVALFLSYICN, translated from the exons ATGACAGGACATTGTCTTATTTGTCCACATTGTTTCTGCAAAAGATTGCCCAAACTATCTTTGAAATTGAAAGCTTTTTTGAGCATAATTTCATTGGGCATATGTGTGTGTATATTGAGTGCATTCTGTCTTGAG GCCATCGGTGAAGTTTCCCGAACCTCCAAGATCGACATCGCATGCATTGTTTCTTTGAAAGGT AACCTATCATTTTCACCGAACGCATGTGGATACAGCTCTAGGCTCGAGCAATATCTAGCCGAGGATACTGGTATTTCCCCGCCTGGACCATGGCAGTTTGCTGGGCTATGGTTAGGCAACGACGCACTGTACAATTCAACAACAGACGCTCACGACGTCAAAGGGTACACCGGCAATGAAGATCATTATCTTGATAAAAAGATAACAAGCCCTCATAATTCTCGTTTCAAATTTATAGTCCCAAGAAAGCCTCTTAAAGTAGGTGACACTGTCAACTTCCTAATAGAAGCACGAAATCAAAAAGGATATCCTCAAATTGTTGGGGGAGATTTCTGGACTGGTGTCTTAAAAAGCGTGACGCAAAAAGCTTACACAGCTGGACACGTGACGGACTTTAATAATGGAACTTATTTAATGACATTTATCTTATCATGGGTTGGACAAGCTGATGTAGAGATCAAGCTTCTCTATCCATACAGAGTTACAAATTGGTTACGAACAAGGTACAGGGCAGATAATCATTATCCAACATGGCATGGGACTTTTCAAAAAGGAAAACAGACTAAAACCGCCAACTGTTATCTAGCATACGGAAGGATACCTACCAATGTATGTGAATACAGGCACTACCGTGCTTTGAAAAATACAAGATTTTTCTGCAGAAAACCGGCGGGATTTTCTTGCGCCCATCTAGTTGGCCATCGCAATGTTTTACCTTATGGAAAAGTCACCGCTAACATAATGAAAGTGGATCATGTTGATATTTTTGAAGG GGTTGAACCACATACCTTCAAGGCTGTACCAGGAGCCCCAACAACTTTGGATATTCAAG CAAATGACAACAACGAGCCGGCTGAGTCGTATTTGAAGCTCCCACCATGTGGCAAGGACCTGCCGATATCAATATCAGATGGGTACTGGATGAACCACACCTGGACATCGCTCATATGCAAACCAACATTACAGTATTCTCCATCTCTAATCAGACGTTGTCTACGTAACCATTACATTCATTTAACAGGTGATTCTACCACAAGACAATGGTTCTTCTCCTTAACTAACGCCTTGAACGTCAACATACCAGGGGGTAATGATAAAACTAAAATGAAATACAAATATTTCAGCGACTCAAGTTTAAATCTGAATATGACTTTTACATTTCATCCAATAACCTATCAGATgagttttattgtaaatatatcagaaaTGCGATTTGAAGTGGACGTGATTTTAAATCTCCCGCGTTATACATGTAATCACGTGATTGTTATCAGCCCATGGACGCATTTCTTAACTTGGCCGTGGGAGTCATATATAGAATGGCTTACAAATATAAAAAGTGCAATAATCGAGGCTAGAAAAACGTGCCCTGATATCAAAGTTGTTATAAAAAGCCCGCATGCATTGGAGGATGAAATGACGTCACGAACCTTGATGGGTGTGGATATCTTGTTTTGGAACATGAAGCATGAGATGCGGAATATTTTTCAAGGAAGTGGTGTGTTCTTCGTGGATATATGGGATATGGATCACTCGTATCCTGCACAAAATGATATGCACATGCCGGATCACGTGATCAATCAGGAAGTTGCATTATTCCTGTCATATATCTGCAATTGA